The nucleotide window TGACGCTGGGCCTGATCGCCGCCGCGGCCGCCGGCGCCGCCTTCCTGGCCGCGCACGCGGCTTATCTTGCCGCTACCGACCGCGTGCTGATCGAGGAGCGCGGCCAGCGCGCGCTGGCCATCGTCGCCGCGCTGCTGCGCCAGTCAGGCTGGCCGGGCGAGCCTTCGCCTGGCAGCAACGGCGCTGGCCTGCCCGTGGTCAGCGGCGCCGACAATTGCGGGCAACCCGCCATGGCCGCCGTGCCTGCCTGCGCCAAAGCTGCCGTCGGCCAGAGCGACGCGCTGCTGCTCCGCTTCAGCGGCAGCGGCCTGCCTTCCGCGCCGGCGCAGCCGGACGACACCATGACCGATTGCAGCGGCTACCCGGTCGCGGCCCGCTTGGCGGGGGTGGCGGGGGCGGCGGGGGCGGCGGGCGCCGAGCCAACCGCCGGCCATGTCGCGGAGAACCTGCTCTATGTCGCGGCTGGCGCCGATGGCGTGCCGCAACTGCTGTGCCGTTACCCGTCCCGCCGCAACGGCCTGATCGACGGCAGCGGCTGGACCTCGGGCGCGCTGGTGCGCGGGGTGGAATCGCTGCAAGTGCGCTATGGGCTGGACCTGGACCAGGATGGCTGGCCCGAACGCTTCGAGCCGGCCTCGGCCATCCCCGCGCTGGGCGTAGACGCCTGGCAACGCGTGGTGGCCGTCCAAGTTGCCATCGCCGTGCGCGGCGACCGGCCGGGTTCGGCCACGCCGGTTCGCGGCAGCGGCGCCGACCCGCTGGCGCCGGCGGGCACCGCAGCGGGAGACCTGCCGCCCGCTGCGGCGGCGCAGTCCGGCACGGCGCGCCGCGTGTTCGCCGCCACGGTACGGCTGCGCAATGCGCCCCGCTGCGAGGAGACGCTGTGCTAGCGCGCCGCCCGCAACCACACCCGCGCCAGGCCGGCGCCGTCACGCTGCTGCTGTGCGGCACCATGCTGCTGATGGTGGTGCTGATCGCGGCCGCGACGCTGCATATGCTGCTGTCCGGCCGGCAGCTTGCCGTCATGCAGCGCGAGCGCGAACTCGCCTTCCGTGCCGCCGAGGCGGCGCTGCGCGATGGCGAGGGCGAACTGCTCGCCGCGGCTTCATCGCCCGACACGCAGGACCGCCTGGGCCAGTGGCCGGCGCCGGGCGGGTGCGGCAGCGGCCGGCAGGCTGGCATCTGCCGGCCAGCGGTGGCCGGGCCGCCGGTGTGGCTGCCATGGCTGCAGGCCGATGCCGACGTCGGCGCCATCGGCGTGCCGCTGGGGCGCTTTACCGGCACCACCCTGCCCGCCCTGCCCGCCCTGCCCGCGCTGCTGGCTGACACCGCCGCAACGCAGGAGCCGCCGCGCTATATCGCGGAAATCCTGGAAGAAGCGCCTGCCGGCTACAGCGTGCCGGACCCCGCCATGGCCACGGCCCCGGCGCCGCGAATCCGCGTGACCGCCATCGGCTTCGGCCGCACCCACGCCGTGCGCGCCTTATTGCAAAGCGTGATCCAGCCATGACCTGCCGCGCCGCCCGCTGCCTGATCGCCTGCCTTGTCTTCTTCCTTGCTCCGGCGTGCCACGCCGCCGGGTCCGAAGCGGGCCGGCTGCCGCTGGCCTACCGCACCGCGAACGGCGCCTATCCGTGGACCGGGCGCCTGTTCGCGGTCGGCTGGCAGGACCTGACGCAGGCACCGTCGCCGGACTTGTGGGAGGCCGGCGATCGCCTCGACCACCGGACCGTGCCGTCACGCCGGATCTTCACGTATGCGGCGCTGGCGGGCGAGACCGCGCGCGCCATGCCGCTGCAATGGGATGCCGTGGCCGGCGTCTTGCCCGGCGCGGACCGCGCCGCGGTGGACTGGCTGCGCGGTGACCAGACCCACGCCGGCCTGCGCCCGCGCGATACGCGCCTGGGCCACGCGGCGGGCGCACGGGTGCGCGTGGTCGCGCCGCCCGCATGGTCGCCCGGCAAGCCCGGCCACGCCGGCTTTCGCCTGCGCTACAGCCTGCGCCCGCACCTGGCCTGGCTGGGCACCGGCGACGGCCTGCTGCACGCCTTCGACGCCGCGACCGGCGACGAGCGTGCGGCGTACCTGCCGGGCGCGTTGCTGCCCCATGCCCTCGCCATGCCGGTCCCCGGCGCTCCCACGATGCCGTCGCCGTGCCCACGCCCCGAAGCGCAGGACGTCACCATCAGCGGCGAATGGCGCACGGTCTTGCTGTGCGGCATCCCGGCCAATGCCGGCGCCGGCAATCCCGCCGCAGCCTTCGTGCTGGACATCACCGATCCCGACGGACAGATGCCGTTCGTGCCGATCTGGGAAATCGCCGCGACCGACACCCTGCCGCTGGCCGCGCGCGGGCCGGTACGCGCCGCCGGCCTCCGCGGCCCGGACGGGATGCGATGGTTCGCGGTCGTGATCGTGGATGCCAGCGCCAATGACGCCGCGGGCGCCGGCCGCGCCGGGCTTGCGCTGCTGCCATTGGACAAGCCCGCCGCTGCCGCATGGGCCGGCCAGTACGCCATCCGCACCCTGCCCTTGCCGGCTCGCGATTGCCTTGGCCAGGATGCGGCCAGCCAGCTGGTGGCGGTCAGCGTGCTGTCCGACCTCACCGGTGCCGCGCTCACCGCCTATGCCACCGACGATGCCGGCCAGCTGTGGCGCTTCGCGCTCGCCGACGCGCCGCAAGCCGGGGCAAGCGCTGCCGCGGCATGCCTGTACCGGATGCAGACGTCCGCGCAACCGGCCAGGGAAGAAGCCCCCGTGTTGCTCGGGTCCCCGACCGCACCCGTGGTGATCTACGGCGCCGGCAACGAACTGGCCGCGGTGCCCGATGGCCCCGCCACGCGCACCGCCCCGGCACGCACGCCGCGGCAGGTCGCGGCGCAGGCGGCGGACAACGGCCATATCTTGCGCGGGCCGCCCGGCGGCGCGGACGATACCGGCTGGCGCCTGACCCTGCCCCATGCCGGCGAGCAATTGGTCGAGATCCAGCCGATATTCCCCGGCTACCTGCTGTTCGTGACGCGCACGCCCGATGGCGCGCAGCGCAGCTACCTGGTGCTGGCGGCAAGCGGGGAATCGGTCGTCCAGCGCAGCACCGGCGAGCGCCTGCTCGTCGCCACCGGCCAGTTGCTGCCGTCCGATGCCAGCGTGTTCGCGACCCGCACCGAATTGCCGGGGACGCCCGCACAACCGGGCGAAGCCGGGCGCCAGGCGTACGCGCTGTCGGTGTGGTCTGCCACGGACAACGCCGTCACGCGCGTCGCGCAAACCGTCGCCACGCGCCGCACCGGGCGCCTGCGCTGGCGCGAGATCGTCGGCCCGCCAAGGGAGGACTCGCCATGATGATCGTGGCATCGGCTGGCCGGCGCAGGCGCGGCTTCAGCCTGATCGAGCTGGTGGCCGCATTGGCCGTGCTGGCCATCCTTGCGGCCATCGCCGTGCCCACGTGGCATCGCCACCTGGCGCGCGGCTGGCGCGCGCAGGCCCGCGCCGCGCTGACCGGCGCGATGCTGCAACTGGAGCGGCATGCGCTCGAGGCCATGACCTTCGCCACCGCGCCCGGGTCGGACACGGTCGCCGGCGAATGGCCGCTGCCCGTTCCAGCCAGCGGCCCCGTGCGCCATCTGGTCAGCGCCGGCGCCTGCCCGCAAGACGCGCTCGATACCTGTGTCGAACTCCGTGCGACGCCGCAAGCCGCCGATCCCGAATGCGGCACGCTGATCCTGCGCAGCACCGGACAGTGGCTGGCACTGCCCGATGGCGCGTCAGCGCCGCAGCCATTGCCGCAGCACTGCTGAGCCCATGATGCACAGGCCAATGCCATCCGATGCCGGCAGGCACCACCGCCTCCATGGCCGAAGCCCTTGTGGCCTGACGCTGGTGGAACTGGTCGCCAGCCTGGTCATTCTGGGCGTGATCTCCGCCGCCGCATATCCGGTCTTCAGCGGCATGCTCGCGCGCCAGCAGGTCACGCTGGCGGCCGACCGGCTGGCAATGTCGCTGGCGCTGGCGCGCGCCACCGCGTTGTCGCGCCGCGTCGAGGTGACGCTGCAGCCGCTGCCGGGCGAGGTCACGCTGAGTCCCGGCTGGCAGTTGGTGACGGCCGGCGCCGGCCCGGACCGGCAGACCGTGCTGTCCGTCGTCGAACCGGGCATGCCGTGCCTGTCCGTGACGCTGCGCCAGGCCGTGCGCGGCGCCAATGTGCTGAAATTCCTGCCTGTGGGATACTCTCGATCTGAGCAGGGCGGTTTTCAGGCCGCCACCTTCACGCTTGGCTGCCGTGGCGAGCAGCGGCAAGTCAGGCTGGGCGCGCAGGGACGTATCCGACTCTGCACACCCGGCCGCGACGCTGACTGCGAGGCGGCGGTATCCTCCGACCCGCCATGACCCGGCTGCCCTGTCACCCCAATCGCAGCGCCAAGGCCCACCCGAAACGCCGAATGTTTTCCGATACCGACCACGCCGCCATGCAACAGGCGCTCGCGCTCGCCGCGCGGGGCATGTTCAACACCACGCCCAACCCTCGCGTCGGCTGCGTGCTCATCAAGGCTGGCCAGGTGATCGGACAGGGTTTCACGCAGCCGGCCGGGCAGGACCATGCCGAGATCCAGGCGATGAAAGACGCGCTGTCGCGCGGGCTCGATCCGGCCGGCGCCACCGCCTATGTCACGCTGGAGCCGTGCAGCCATTTCGGCCGCACCCCGCCCTGCGCCGATGCGCTGGTGCGCGCCGGCGTGGCGCGCGTGGTGGCGGCGATGGAAGACCCCAATCCGTCGGTCTCCGGGCGCGGCCTGCAGCGCCTGCGCGATGCCGGCATCGACGTGCGCTGCGGCCTGCTGGAAAAAGAGGCGCGCGACCTGAATATCGGCTTCGTCTCGCGCATGACGCGCGGGCTGCCGTGGGTGCGCGTGAAGGTGGCGGCGTCGATGGACGGCGGCACCGCGCTGCATGACGGCACCAGCCAGTGGATCACCGGCCAGGCCGCGCGCGACGACGGGCACGCCTGGCGCGCGCGCGCCTGCGCCATCCTGACCGGCATCGGCACGGTGCGCGACGACAATCCCGCGCTGACGGTGCGGGCCCTCGCCACGCCGCGCCAGCCGCAGCGGGTGCTGGTCGATTCCCGGCTCGAAGTGCCGCTCGACGCGCAGATCCTGGCGCCTGACACCGGCGAGTTCGCCCGGCCCGTGCTGGTGTTCTGCGCGGTGGAAGACCGGCAGCGCCAGCGCGCGCTGGAAGGCCGCGGCGCCGAAGTGGTGGTGCTGCCCAACCCGCACGGCAAGGTCGAGTTGCGCCGCATGCTGGAAGAACTCGGCCGCCGCGGCATCAACGAATTGCACGTCGAGGCGGGCTTCAAGCTCAACGGTTCGCTGGTGCGCGAGCATTGCGCGGACGAACTGCTGATCTACCTCGCGCCCAAGCTGCTCGGCGATGCCCAGGGCATGTTCAACCTGCCGCCGCTGGCCCGGCTGCAGGACGCCGAGCAATTCCACTGGCATGAAGTCCGGCAGATCGGCGATGACCTGCGCCTGATCGCCCGGCGCAACGACGCGTAGCGCGACCTGCCACGGCAGCGCACCCCACGATTTTCAAAACCTCAAGCACAAGACTCCACCATGTTTACTGGCATCGTCGCGGCGGTCGGCCGCATTGAATCCGTTACCCCGCTCGGCAGCGCCGCCGACGCCGGCGTGCGCCTGCGCATCGCCGCGGGCGGGCTGGACCTGTCGGATGTCATCATCGGCGACAGCATCGCGATCCAGGGCGCCTGCATGACCGTGATCGCCATGGCGCCCGACGCGTTCGACGTCGAAGTCTCGCGCGAATCGCTGGACAAGACCGTGGGGCTCGACCGTGCCGGCCGCGTCAACCTGGAAAAGGCGCTGCGCCTGGCCGACCGCCTCGGCGGACACCTGGTGTCGGGGCATGTCGACGGCCTGGGCGAAGTGGTGCATTTCGCGCCGGTGGGCGAGTCGCATGAACTGCGCATTCGCGCCCCGCGCGAGCTGGCGCGCTACCTGGCGTACAAGGGCTCGGTGGTGGTCAACGGCGTGTCGCTGACCGTCAACCGCGTCAGCGACGAGGCCGACGGCTGCGTGTTCTCGATCAACCTGATCCCGCACACCGTCGAAGTGACCACGCTGCAGGAGCTCAAGCCCGGGGCGCGCGTGAACCTCGAGATCGACCTGATCGCCCGTTACGTGGAGCGGATGCTGTCGACCGCGCAGGCGCCCGCGTAAGCGGCGCGGCTACTTGCCCTCGTCGGGCACGTTGTAATCCTGGCGCAACTGGTCGGTGAAGGGGCGCAGCGCTTCCACGCAGGCGGCGCTGTCGCCGCCTTCCATGGTCGACAGGCTCCAGTTGCAGCCGCTGGCATCCGGCGCGTGCCAGACGATATCGCCAAAGCAGGCCCCCTCGCACACGGGCACCTTCGCCTGCTGTGCCCGGACCATCGCGCGCAGTTCGGCCTTGTTCTTGATCTGTCTCGGCATGGCTGTCTCCCTGAGTGGTGCAAACCCGCGGACGCGACCGGAGCGGGGCCGCATCCCCGGTCCGGCTGGCACTCCCACGCCGCCACTGGTGCAGCTTACGCTGCC belongs to Cupriavidus taiwanensis and includes:
- a CDS encoding PilW family protein, with the protein product MNTRTSRARPRGFSLVELMVGMTLGLIAAAAAGAAFLAAHAAYLAATDRVLIEERGQRALAIVAALLRQSGWPGEPSPGSNGAGLPVVSGADNCGQPAMAAVPACAKAAVGQSDALLLRFSGSGLPSAPAQPDDTMTDCSGYPVAARLAGVAGAAGAAGAEPTAGHVAENLLYVAAGADGVPQLLCRYPSRRNGLIDGSGWTSGALVRGVESLQVRYGLDLDQDGWPERFEPASAIPALGVDAWQRVVAVQVAIAVRGDRPGSATPVRGSGADPLAPAGTAAGDLPPAAAAQSGTARRVFAATVRLRNAPRCEETLC
- a CDS encoding pilus assembly PilX family protein; the protein is MLARRPQPHPRQAGAVTLLLCGTMLLMVVLIAAATLHMLLSGRQLAVMQRERELAFRAAEAALRDGEGELLAAASSPDTQDRLGQWPAPGGCGSGRQAGICRPAVAGPPVWLPWLQADADVGAIGVPLGRFTGTTLPALPALPALLADTAATQEPPRYIAEILEEAPAGYSVPDPAMATAPAPRIRVTAIGFGRTHAVRALLQSVIQP
- a CDS encoding pilus assembly protein PilY, whose amino-acid sequence is MTCRAARCLIACLVFFLAPACHAAGSEAGRLPLAYRTANGAYPWTGRLFAVGWQDLTQAPSPDLWEAGDRLDHRTVPSRRIFTYAALAGETARAMPLQWDAVAGVLPGADRAAVDWLRGDQTHAGLRPRDTRLGHAAGARVRVVAPPAWSPGKPGHAGFRLRYSLRPHLAWLGTGDGLLHAFDAATGDERAAYLPGALLPHALAMPVPGAPTMPSPCPRPEAQDVTISGEWRTVLLCGIPANAGAGNPAAAFVLDITDPDGQMPFVPIWEIAATDTLPLAARGPVRAAGLRGPDGMRWFAVVIVDASANDAAGAGRAGLALLPLDKPAAAAWAGQYAIRTLPLPARDCLGQDAASQLVAVSVLSDLTGAALTAYATDDAGQLWRFALADAPQAGASAAAACLYRMQTSAQPAREEAPVLLGSPTAPVVIYGAGNELAAVPDGPATRTAPARTPRQVAAQAADNGHILRGPPGGADDTGWRLTLPHAGEQLVEIQPIFPGYLLFVTRTPDGAQRSYLVLAASGESVVQRSTGERLLVATGQLLPSDASVFATRTELPGTPAQPGEAGRQAYALSVWSATDNAVTRVAQTVATRRTGRLRWREIVGPPREDSP
- a CDS encoding prepilin-type N-terminal cleavage/methylation domain-containing protein: MIVASAGRRRRGFSLIELVAALAVLAILAAIAVPTWHRHLARGWRAQARAALTGAMLQLERHALEAMTFATAPGSDTVAGEWPLPVPASGPVRHLVSAGACPQDALDTCVELRATPQAADPECGTLILRSTGQWLALPDGASAPQPLPQHC
- a CDS encoding GspH/FimT family pseudopilin, which translates into the protein MPSDAGRHHRLHGRSPCGLTLVELVASLVILGVISAAAYPVFSGMLARQQVTLAADRLAMSLALARATALSRRVEVTLQPLPGEVTLSPGWQLVTAGAGPDRQTVLSVVEPGMPCLSVTLRQAVRGANVLKFLPVGYSRSEQGGFQAATFTLGCRGEQRQVRLGAQGRIRLCTPGRDADCEAAVSSDPP
- the ribD gene encoding bifunctional diaminohydroxyphosphoribosylaminopyrimidine deaminase/5-amino-6-(5-phosphoribosylamino)uracil reductase RibD, whose translation is MFSDTDHAAMQQALALAARGMFNTTPNPRVGCVLIKAGQVIGQGFTQPAGQDHAEIQAMKDALSRGLDPAGATAYVTLEPCSHFGRTPPCADALVRAGVARVVAAMEDPNPSVSGRGLQRLRDAGIDVRCGLLEKEARDLNIGFVSRMTRGLPWVRVKVAASMDGGTALHDGTSQWITGQAARDDGHAWRARACAILTGIGTVRDDNPALTVRALATPRQPQRVLVDSRLEVPLDAQILAPDTGEFARPVLVFCAVEDRQRQRALEGRGAEVVVLPNPHGKVELRRMLEELGRRGINELHVEAGFKLNGSLVREHCADELLIYLAPKLLGDAQGMFNLPPLARLQDAEQFHWHEVRQIGDDLRLIARRNDA
- a CDS encoding riboflavin synthase translates to MFTGIVAAVGRIESVTPLGSAADAGVRLRIAAGGLDLSDVIIGDSIAIQGACMTVIAMAPDAFDVEVSRESLDKTVGLDRAGRVNLEKALRLADRLGGHLVSGHVDGLGEVVHFAPVGESHELRIRAPRELARYLAYKGSVVVNGVSLTVNRVSDEADGCVFSINLIPHTVEVTTLQELKPGARVNLEIDLIARYVERMLSTAQAPA